In one window of Oncorhynchus nerka isolate Pitt River unplaced genomic scaffold, Oner_Uvic_2.0 unplaced_scaffold_885, whole genome shotgun sequence DNA:
- the ntf3 gene encoding neurotrophin-3, which yields MSMLLYVLFLAYLYGIQATHMERQQPPPTQDPINSLIIQLLQADLTRGRGRQGEGQDRQAQDTLPPLGLLAIDTPLDDSRFLERRSSLYQPRSSDLLEQQKHYNSPRVLLSERAPLQPPPLYSIDDYVGSSDRTNKTRRKRYAEHKSYRGEYSVCDSQSQWVTDKTNAVDIRGRQVTVLDQIKMGTAESNFVKQYFYETKCRTAKPFKSGCRGIDDKHWNSQCKTSQTYVRALTQDRTSVGWRWIRIDTSCVCALSRKHRRT from the coding sequence ATGTCCATGTTGCTGTATGTGTTGTTCCTAGCGTACCTCTACGGTATCCAGGCAACGCACATGGAGCGCCAGCAGCCCCCGCCCACCCAGGACCCCATCAACTCCCTCATCATCCAGCTGCTGCAGGCGGACCTGACCCGCGGCCGGGGGAGGCAGGGTGAGGGCCAGGACAGGCAGGCCCAGGACACATTGCCACCGTTGGGCCTGCTCGCCATTGACACCCCTCTGGACGACAGTAGATTCCTGGAGAGGCGCAGCTCGCTGTACCAGCCCAGGTCGTCTGACCTGCTGGAGCAGCAGAAACACTACAACTCTCCCCGGGTCCTGCTGAGTGAGCGGGCGCCCCTGCAGCCTCCTCCGCTCTACTCTATAGATGACTACGTGGGCAGCTCTGACAGAACCAACAAGACCCGCAGGAAGAGATACGCAGAACACAAGAGTTACCGCGGGGAGTACTCCGTCTGTGACAGCCAATCACAGTGGGTGACAGACAAGACGAATGCGGTGGACATCAGGGGTCGTCAGGTCACCGTCCTGGATCAGATAAAGATGGGAACCGCCGAAAGCAACTTTGTTAAGCAGTACTTCTATGAGACCAAGTGTCGGACTGCCAAACCTTTTAAGAGCGGCTGTCGCGGCATCGATGACAAACACTGGAATTCGCAGTGTAAGACCTCTCAGACATACGTCCGAGCTCTGACCCAGGACCGGACCTCTGTGGGCTGGCGCTGGATACGGATAGACACTTCCTGTGTCTGTGCGTTGTCACGGAAACACCGCAGGACGTAA